The DNA segment TTTGCGAGTGGAGAACCGTGTTCTATCACTCTTCCAAGATCATTCCCTCTCATCGTTTCCACGCAGAGATCGACATCCATACCGGCGGTAAAACCGGGACCGAGCCCAATCGTGATGTCGGACATGTCCCTTGTTGTGCCTAGATTCTTCTTTGCAAGAATCGCATCAACCAGAGCGTAAGGGCGGACTTCATTCAATATCTTGCAATCAGGATCCACCATGACTGGGACATCCCCTTCTTGAATTACCTCCCATGCCTGATCCAGAGATCTTACCCGTCTGGCAGTCAGATCCTCAACTTTGGCCGCACCGTCATAGACAGCCTCTGACAAAGAGACAAATCTGCGAATGGACGACGGAGTCAAAGTCTCGAGAACAAGGACAGAAAATCCACATTTCCACAGCTTATAAATCGTTCCGGTTGCGATATCCCCACCGCCTCTTACTATAATCAGTTTATCGCAGGATTTAATTTTACTTTTCAATTCATCTGCTCCTCAGGGTCGAATAATAATTGATGCCGCTGTTTCCTTTTCCGCGATCTCGTATAGGTTCGTCACGGTTCCCACTTCCAGTTTCTCACTAAGATCATAGTAGTTTAAGCAAGTTCCACAGGTCAGGATCTTTACACCTTTTTCTTCAAGAGTCTTCAGATCCTGTACAGAATCCGAGCCCTGACAAGATAAAAATGCACCCCCGTTATACAGCAGTACTGTCTCAGGCATGATGTCCTGCTGTGTAAGTGCATAAATAAAACCCTTCATCAGAGTTTTTCCAAGTTTTTCATCGCCCGTGCCCATCGTCCCCGAAGAAATGACAGCAATCATTCCCTTTCTTATTCCATCCTCTGTCATAGATACTTTACAGTCCGCATAGCTGACCGCATCCTCAGAATCCACCTGTACTGTCTGTGTTCCCTCACCGGAGACTGAAATCCTTACAATCATCTCCTGAGCACTTTTTCTTTGAACCCCAAAGCTATAGCCCTTATGCTCTGCCATCTTCTTGAGATTCTGAACCGCAATTTCATTGTCAACAATGACCTCACAGATTTCTCCAACCGGAGCATTTTCCAAGGCTTTCTTTGCCTCAATTATTGGTATGGGACACTCTTTTCCTCTTTCATCTAAACGAATCATATATCATATCTCCTTTCTTTCGCTGAATGATCTCAATTCTTTTCTCTCAGCGCACAATAACCTTTTTTTCCTGTCCTTTTTCCACAGTTCCCACTATATTGCAGGACAGGCCCAGAGTTTTCAGTTCCTCGAAAGCCTTCCCTGCATCCTCCGCATCCATACTGACCAAAAGTCCTCCCGACGTCTGGGGATCAAAAAGAATCTCTTCCATGGCAAACGAAGTATCTACAAACTGAACTTTACCCCCGACATGATTCCTGTTTCGCTGGGCAGCCGCTGTGAGATAAAACTCTTCGGCATAGTCCTTACATTCCTGTATATACGGAATCTTGTCTTTGTCAATCACTGCGGTAAAACGCTCATCCATCATCTCACACAGATGAACCAGAAATCCGAATCCCGTCACATCGGTGCAAGCATGTGTACGATACTTTCTCACAATTTCGGATGCATACTTGTTTATCATACTCATCGATTGGATCGCAGAATCTACGGCTTGTGCGGAAGCTCCTCCTACATGCTGTGCGGTACATACAATTCCCACTCCAAGGGGCTTTGTCAACAAAAGAGCATCTCCCACATGACAGGTATTATTCGCCAGAATATGATCTGGGTGTATCGTGCCAAAAACTGATAACCCGTACTTAATACTTTCATCATTGATTGAATGGCCGCCTGCCAGTGTACCGCCTGCTTCCTGTACCTTCTCATTTCCTCCCTGCAGGATAGCCCCGAGAATGTTCATATCCATACTCTCGGGGAAACAGACGATATTCAGTGCTGTCTTCACATCGCCTCCCATCGCATAGATATCGCTCAACGCATTCGCAGCCGCAATTTGTCCAAAGGTATAAGGATCTTCTACCATCGGCGGAAAAAAATCAAGTGTCTGTACTACAGCCAGATCCCTGGTCAGCCGATAAACAGCTGCATCATCAGAACTGTCATAACCGATCAGCAGATTTGGATCTCTTTTTTTTTGCAGCTTGTCCAGAACTCTGGCAAGAACTGAAGGCCCCAGCTTTGCTGTACACCCTCCTCCCTTGCAAAACACAACAGGTTCTTGTTTTATCATGTGAACGCTTCCTTTCATTCTTATTTGTCTTAGAGATTGCGGTCAGAAGATTCTGGTTTCTCATCTGATTTTTCTTCCATCTGCCTTAACTGTTCCAGCCAGTCTTTGGAAAAATAATAATCAAACAGTTCATCGACATTACTTCTTGCAGCTTTCATGAATTCATCGTATTGCCCAAGAAGTATCTTGCCTCTGGCTGTAAGAGAGGATCCTCCGCCATGTCGTCCCCCCGTTTCACGGGTAGTGAGTGCAAACCCCCACTGTTTTTCCATGGCTGCGATCATCTTCCATGCTTTGCTGTAAGCCATATCCATAGACAGAGCCGCCTTCTGAAGAGACCCCAGTTCATCAACTTTATGAAGCAGAACTGCGATACCTGGCCCAAATGCTTTGTTTTCTTCAAATAATCTGATACTCATCTTATAAGATAACCTTTTATCCATGTAGTATTCCCCTTTTTCTAATCTGCAATAACCGCTGTCTTTTGTCTCCGACAATTGCCTGACACTTTGAAGCTCATTGGTATCATTGTATCACAGATTGTGGGGTATCACCAGTATCTCAAGGTGCGAATTCGATATTCTTACCAAAGATATCGGTGTCAAAATAAAAAGAAATAAACAGCAGATCTCTGCCGATCTCATGAACATGGGATCGGCAGAGGGATCTTATTATCTATTTCTTCTTTTTTGCATAAGGAGTATCCGTAAGCGGCAGTTTAGTCTGGAAATTACCTGTCAGTTTATAATAAGCCCCCTGTATAGCAGGCGCAGTCGGTATTGAAGTTATTTCACCGATTCCAATCGCTCCGCGGCTCGTCTTGATTCCGCTTTTTTCAATCAGTATACTCTTGATCGGCGGGGTTTTATCTGCGCGGAACAACCCGAGCGTTCCAAATTTTGCAGTAGGTCTGCAGTGATCCAGCGGATAGTTTTCCGTCAAAGCATAACCCAGACTCATCACCATACCGCCCTCGATCTGTCCTTCCGCTCCTTTGGGATTGACAATTTTTCCGACTTCGTGGGATCCAACCAGTTCTTTTATTGTACCATCCTCATTCAAAATGCACAGCTGTGTTGCATATCCATAAGCGACGTGAGAAACAGGATTGGGAACAGGCGTACCCATGGCATCTGTCTTCGCCAGATATTCCCCGTAAAACTCCTGACCATCCAGCTCCTCGAGTGTCTGATCTTTCATAGCTTCCTTTAACTTATCTGAGGCACGTAAAACAGCCTCTCCGGTAATAGTCGTCTGACGGGAACCGGAGGATGTACCGGAATCGGGAGCTGTTGATGTATTCGGTGCGACCCAGCGAATCTTCGTGACAGGCAGATTCAGATTATCCGCGGCCATCTGAACCATCACCGTGTCCGAACCCTGGCCCATATCTGTCGCGGCAGAATGAATTTCGATAATTCCATCGTTTACCACGAGACGGGCCCTGCCATAGTCAGGTATCCCGACACCGACACCGGCATTTTTAAGTGAACAGCCAATTCCAACATATTTGTTGGAATAGTAAATATCCCGAACAGCATCAAGTGTCTCGATCAGCCCGGTGCTGTCATCGGCAATCTGACCATTTGGAAGAACATCTCCCGGCTTGATGGCATTCCTGTATCTCATCTCGAAGGGATCAATTCCCACCATCTCAGCGAGAAGATTCAGGTTGCATTCTGTTGCGAAGCACGTCTGTGTCACACCGAAACCGCGGTATGCTCCTGCCGGGGGATTGTCCGTATATACGGCGATTCCGTCGATGTCGATAATCTGATAGTTGTACGGTCCGGCAGCGTGGGTACAGGCTCTTTGCAGCACCGGCCCTCCAAGGGAAGCATACGCTCCCGTATCTGACACTACTTTCGCCTTCATCGCAGTCAGATGACCGTCGTCATCACACGCCGTCGTCAGATCAATAGAGAAAGAATGGCGTTTCGGATGAATCAGTATACTCTCCGGTCTGGTAAGCTTTACCTTGACAACACGGCCCGTGAGATAAGCAATCAAAGCTGCGTGGTGCTGGACAGAGACATCTTCTTTGCCGCCAAATCCGCCGCCTACAAATTTATTTTCGACGATTACTTTTTCTGGAGGAAGCCCCAACATAATACAGCACTCGCGCTGAATATCATAGGCACTTTGATCCGTGGAATAGATGAAAACACCATCATCGAAAGGCATAGCAATCGAACACTCAGGTTCCAGAAACGCATGTTCTGTCCACGGTGTGTCGTAATGACGGGTAACCTTGTATTTTGAATCTGCAATCACCTGATCGGCGTCACCCCTTGTCAGATGTTCGTGAGCAAGAATATTCCCACCCTCATGAAGCTGCGGCGCGCCGGGTTTGAGTGCATCCTCAGGACATGTAAGCGGCTCCAGTTCTTCGTATTCAATTTCTACCAGCTTTTTTGCCTCTTCAAGGATCTCTGGTGTTTCTGCCGCCACCAGTGCAACGGCATCTCCCAGATAGCGGGTACAGTCACCAACAGCAATCATCGTATCCCAGTCATGCTTTAGATGACCCACTTTGTTCTCTCCGGGAATATCAGCGGCAGTCAGTACACAGACCACCCCGTCAAGAGCTTTTGCTTTCTCGGTATTGATTGACAACACTCTGGCTCTGGGGTATTTTGATCTTATGGCACTTCCGCAAATCATACCGTCGATTTCAATATCGTCAACGTATTGTGCTGTTCCGAGTACCTTTTCCTCTACTTCAATCTTGGCAAATTCCGATCCGACTTTGATCATCTTTTCCTGCTCTTCGATTGGAATCTCTTCCCGAAGCATTTTACCGGCAAGTTCAATTCCGTCGATAATCTTCTGATATCCGGTACAGCGACAGATGTTGTTGCGGATTGCAGCTGCAATCTCGACTCTTTTGGGATTCGGATTTTTATCAAGCAATGACTTTCCGCACAAAACCATCCCTGGAATACAAAATCCGCACTGAACGGCGCCGCATTTTCCAAAGGCATAGACAAACACATCCTTTTCCCTCTGACTCAAGCCTTCTACCGTCAGTATATGTTTTCCCTCGAACCTCTTTATCTTTGCAACGCAGGCTTTTAACGGGCGTCCGTCTGCCAGCACGGTACAGGCACCGCAGGCTCCTTCACTGCAGCCATCTTTGACTGATTTCAGATGGCAGTCATTCCTCAGGACGTCCATAAGTGTCCGGTCTGCCTCAAATTCTTTTTCTTCACCATTTATCCATAATTTACAATAAGAGTTCATAAACTCCCTCCAATTCTAGGTTTTCCTGATCTATTATGTTCTCTATATTTTTCCGTTCTTCTATATCCGCCATCCATGCCATGCCGCATCCGGCCGAAATTTGCCTTGGAACAGGTATGATTCTCCCTGCTGTCTCTGTCTTCTTACAGACTTCTTCCATCTTCATTGCCTGGGTCGTGCTGTGAAAAGTGAAAACAACTTTCATCTTTTTCTCTCTCGCCATATATCTCCCTGCATTGTTGTAATAATATTTTATTGTGAATCTGATAAATATTTATCATTATGATATCATTACTTTTTTCTATTGTAAAGGAGTTTTCGACAAAAACAGCGACAAAAAGGAAGGTGTCTAATTGTCTATTTCGCATATCTTTCCAAAGTATAGCGCTTTGTATTTTATAGAAACACAGGATATAAAGAAGTATGACCCCTATGGCAGGTATTTATGTCCTTCATCTTTGCTTCAGCATAGAATACTAATAACAAACTTAGAAGTAAGTGAAAGAATGAATTATAAGCATCTGGATCATGCATTTGCAGACGCACCGGTCCTTGAGTTATCTATGAGTTCTAAAATCGTTCTGATCAGTGACTGTCACAGAGGTACGGGAACCTCAAATGACAACTTTCTGAAGAATCAGAATCTTTACTTTGCCGCCCTCAAGTATTACTACCGGGAAGAATTCACTTACATTGAATTAGGAGATGGTGACGAATTATGGGAAAACCGGTCCCTGCGACAGATTGTGGACATTCACAGTGACGTATTCTGGCTTCTATCAAGATTTTACGAAAAGAGCCGATTATATCTGCTTTACGGAAACCATGACATGATAAAACGTTCTTCGAGTTTTGTAAGAAAGAATCTCTCCTCTTACTATTACAGCAGCGGTGCACAGGACACACCTCTCTTCCCTGCAATACAGATCTATGAGGGGATGATCTTAAAAGACCATGCCAGAGATATTTACCTCACGCATGGACATCAGGTTGACCGTCTCAACAGTACTTGGTGGAGAGTGGCGCGATTTCTGGTACGTTATATCTGGAAGCCGGCAGAACAGTTTGGTGTTCTGGATCCGACCAGTGCCGCCAAAAATTATACGCATAAAAGGAAAACAGAGGAAAGTCTGACAAGATGGGCGTGTGATCACAAACATATTCTGGTCACCGGCCATACTCACCGACCTATGATCGGCGATCCTTCCTCTCCCTTCTTTAACACAGGAAGCTGTGTTCATCCCAGGTGCATCACATGCATTGAAATTGAGAAAAGATGTCTGACTCTGGTGAAATGGACTACAGCAACGAGAGATGACATGACTTTATATGTAGCCCGTGAAGTACTGGCCGGTCCTGTATGCATTGATGATTATAATAATGAATAATATCTTCAAAAAATGCACATGATATCTCCGAGGTGATGATTATGGCATCCTATATAGGTCCGGGAGTACGGGACAAATTTGAAACGCTGTCTGTTAATTTAAAAAATGTAATTCTGGAACGAGACGTTCACATCGAGACAATATACGATTTAATGCATGTTCTGGAAGATATTGTAAGAGAAGGGGAATCGGAATAGTCCGTTTCCCTTTTTGGATAAAAAAATAAAGCTGATGACGAGAATTGAACTCGTGACCCCTTCCTTACCAAGGAAGTGCTCTACCTCTGAGCCACATCAGCATAGCAGCAATTTTTGCTCGCTACAAGAAGAAATTCTACCAAACATCAGATGGATTGTCAAGTGCTTTTTTTATCTGATGTGAAAGCCGCTGTCATTTTCCAGAGGAACCTGTTTCGAGATGACATCCTCGATTTGAATATAGCTTGAAGTCTGTATGGCCGAAATCATACTTTGAATATCCTCTTTTAGCCCTTGAACCTCCATCTCGACAGAACCATCCCACAGGTTTTGTACCCATCCTCGCAGGCTAAGTGCATCAGCAGCATACTTCGACCGACAGCGGAATCCGACGGACTGGACTCTCCCGGTAAATATGATATGCCACCGTTCTTCATTCATAAACAGGCTCCCTTTCTGACAATGTTTTCACTTAAAACTGCAGCACCGGTTATCTGAATATAATCTCTCCAGTCTGATCATCCATACTGTCAATAATCGCAAGTGATTCCACGCGAATTCCCTGATTGCGCAGTAGCTTTCCTCCCGGCTGCTGTCCCTTCTCTACAGCAATCCCCACACCTTCTACTGTTGCACCGGCGCTTTGTATTAGTTCAATGAGCCCATTCACTGCACAGCCATTGGCAAGGAAATCATCGATGATCAGGATATGGTCGTCTTTATTGATATATTTTTTCGATACAATCACGTCATAGGTGCGTTTATGTGTATATGATTCAATTTTACATGTATAGACGTCTCCATCAATATTGATACTCTGTGTCTTCTTCGCAAATACTACAGGAACATTAAAATGCTGAGCGACAATACAGGCGATCCCTATTCCTGATGCCTCTATTGTAAGAATCTTGTTCACAGGACAGTCTGCAAATAATCTTTTAAATTCTTTGCCCATCTCGTTAAACAGTCCCACATCCATCTGATGATTCAAAAAGCCATCTACTTTTAAAACATTACCAGGTTTTACAACGCCCTCTTTACGTATGCGATCTTCCAATAATTTCATCTACATTAACCAGCCTTCTTGTGTTTTATAAATTAGTATCTATTATAGAAGATAACCGAAAAAAAGTCCACCCATATTATTATCTTCCCATCGTATCCCGCACTTTTCTTCGTATTCTCTGAAGTGCATTGTCGATGGATTTTGATGGCTTGTCCAGCTTTTCTCCTATTTCAATATAATCATCCCCATCCAGATACATCTTCAAAACATGCTTTTCAAACGGGCTTAAAGAGGCATCGATCTTACTGGCGATATGCGCGCTGCGCTCCTGATCGAAAAAGATCTTCTCCGGACTTTCCTCTGTAATCAGATTCCACGTTGTACCATCTTCCAACTCATTGAGAGAAAGAGAATCATTGAGCGGCTGGTGTTTCTGCCGAAGTGATGAAGTGACAGCCTTATACATCTGATTGGAAACGCAGGTACTCGCAAAAGTGTAGAAGGAAGCTCCCTTATCCGGCCGATACTCTTTGACAGCCTTATATAGCCCCAGCATTCCCTCCTGAAGTAAATCTTCCTGGTCAGCTCCGGCAAGATACAGAGCACGGGCTTTCTTGCGGACAAGATTCTCGTACTTATCCACCAGATAATCCGCAATCTCCCTTTCTCCTTCACGAAGTCTCTCAATCAGCTGTTCATCTGTATATTCATCACTATATCTTTTCATGATTATTATCCTCGCTGCCTTACAATTTCAAAAGCAAGTATCCCGGCTGCAACGGATGCATTGAGAGAATCGATGTCTCCCTTCATCGGAATTGATGCAATAAAATCACATTTTTCCCTGACCAGGCGGCTGACTCCAGTTCCCTCATTGCCAATTACCAGACCAATCGGTCCCTTCATATCCAGATTATACATCTTTGTTCCGCTCATGTCAGCACATACGAACCACAATCCTTCCTTTTTTAATTTATCAATTGCAGCTCCCAGATTTGTAACTTTAGCAACCGGTGTATAATTAATGGCACCGGCCGATGTTTTCGCCACTGCTGGTGTGAGTCTGCACGCTCTGTGTTTCGGAATAATTATGCCATGTGCTCCTGCCAGGTTTGCTGTTCGAAGAATTGCACCCAGATTGTGGGGATCCTCAATTCCATCCAACAAGATGATGAACGGAGACTCTCTTTTCTTTCTTGCACATTCGAGAATATCATCTACTGAGCTGTATTCATAGGGAACGGCCACAGCGGCAACACCCTGATTGTTCTCTGTCCCAGAAAGCTTGGTAAGTCTTTCCTTTGACACATAACTGATAACTGTATCTTGTTTTTTTGCTTCTTGGACAATCTTCTGGACAGGACCGTCATGACTGCCAACCTGAATATACACTTTATCTACATTTCTTCCAGCGCGGAGTGCTTCCAATACTGCGTTTCTGCCTTCTATGATATTCTCCGCAAACTTATCTTTTTCGCCGTTATCCATCTCTTTTCTCTTCCTTTGCATAGATTTTATACCACTCATGATCTCAGCCCAAGTTTTATCAGATCTATCATTCTGTGATACTCACCCCCAAGATAAAGGTATCCCATCACCGCCTCAAAACCTGTTGCCCTCCGATAATCCGTAATGCTGGCATTCTTTGCACTGGTAAATGATTTTGCATTACGTCCTCTCTTGTAGATCTGCATTTCATCTTCTGTAAAATGTGGCTTTAATATTTCAATCATCTGTGATTGTTTTTCGGCCTTTACCAGTCCCGTTGCCTTTCTGTGCAGTTTATTCACCTGCATGTTACCTTCATCAACCAGAAGCGTACGAATGATCAGCTCATAGATTGCATCGCCAATATAAGCCAGCGTAAGAGGTGAATACGTCCGTAGGTCTACATTCTCCTGATGAAACTGATTTTTCAGGTAGCTTACTAAACTTTGTTCCTTTTCGATTTGTTCACTATTCAATTCTTTTTTGTCTTCCATCAAATTCTCTTCCACTTCACCCCTTCTCGAGTATCTTCCAGCACAATTCCCATTCTGGTCAGCTGATCACGGATTCCATCGGCTTTTGCGAAGTCTTTTGACTTTCTTGCCTGCTGGCGCTTTGCTATCAACTCCTCGATATCATCATCCAGAGTCTCTTTTTTTCGGTCCACAATCAGGCCAAGAATCTCACACAATGAAACAATCTCTGCTTTTACTGTCTTGGCAAATTCACTTGAGCTTTCTTCTTTTACCTCAGTGTTTGCAAACTTCACCAATTCGAAAATCGCTGAAATTGCATCAGCGGTATTGATATCGTCATCCATATATGATTCAAACTTCACACGATAGTTTCCCATTTCACGGATACTTTGTTGTTCTTCTGCTGTCAGTTTCTCAGCCTTTGCAGCGCAAATAATATCTTTGCAGTGATCTACCGCGGTTACGATCCGTCCATAGGCATTCTTAGATGCATCCATGATCTGATCGCTGAAATTCAGAGGACTCCTGTAGTGAGCGGAAAGCATAAAAAATCTTAAAATCTGAAGATCATACTTTTCTTTGATATCACGTACTGTGAAAAAGTTGCCAAGAGACTTGCTCATCTTTTTATTATCAATATTTAAAAATGCATTATGCAGCCAATATCTTGCAAATGGCTTTTCATTGCAGCATTCACTCTGGGCGATTTCATTTTCATGATGTGGAAAGATCAGATCCTCTCCGCCCGCGTGAATATCAATCTCATCACCAAGATATCTCTTGGACATCTCCGAACACTCAATGTGCCAGCCCGGACGTCCGTCACTCCATGGAGACTTCCATGCCGGTTCCCCTTCTTTCTTAGGTTTCCAGAGCACAAAGTCAAGCGGATCCTCTTTCTGTTCCTCACCAGTCACCTGCAAAGAACGGTTTCCGGAACGAAGATCATCCAGATTTTTGTGTGACAATTTTCCATATTCATCAAATTTTCTCGTTCTGAAGTAAACCGTTCCATTCACATCGTAGGCATAACCTCTGTCAATCAGCGTCTGAATCATATTGATCATTCCAGGGATCTCCTGTGTTGCAAGCGGATGAACCGTGGCAGGCCTCACATTCATTGCTGCCATATCTTTCTTGCACTCAGCAATATATCTTCGGGAAATCTCCTCGGCCGTTACACCTTCTTCCATCGCCTTCGCAATAATCTTATCATCTACATCAGTGAAATTCGAGACATAATTTACCTTATATCCTTTATATTCCATATAGCGTCTGGCTGTATCAAATACGATCATCGGACGTGCATTTCCAATATGGATCAGATTATACACGGTGGGTCCGCAAACATACATGCTGATCTCACCTTTTTTCAGGGGAATGAATTCCTCTTTCTTTCTGGTCAAAGTATTATACAATTTCATACTGTTTTCCTCTCTGTTTTGATGGCGGCTGATATTTTCATCAGATTTTCGCAAATCAATTTCCGGCTGATTTTATTCAACGATCCTGTCTATTTTCTTACCATCACTTTTCTCTCTATCATTTATAACATATTTCAGCTCTTTTTCCAACTCTAAAACACGATTTGTCAGTTCTGTATTCTCCTGCTGCAATACTTTAATGTCGTCCAGAACCGGATCCGGCAAATGTACCTGATCCATCGTATCTCTTGGAACCTTGACATTTTTAATCTTTGCTATTCTTCCCGGCACACCTACAACCGTACAGTTTGGCGGCACCTCACTGAGAACAACGCTTCCGGCTCCAATTTTTGAATTCTCACCAACGGTAAATGATCCCAGCAGCTTTGCACCGGCACTGACCATGACATTATCCTTCAGTGTAGGATGTCGTTTTCCTGATTCTTTTCCGGTTCCACCTAGTGTTACACCCTGATAGAGAGTGACATTATCCCCTATAATCGTCGTCTCACCTATTACAACCCCCGTACCATGGTCAATAAACAGACCCTTTCCTATCGTCGCACCCGGATGAATCTCAATTCCGGTCTTCCTCACTGCTCGCTGCGAGATCAAACGTGCTCTGAAATAATGTCCCTTTAGATATTGTTTATGGGCTCTTCTATACTTCAGCATAACACGAAAACTCGGATACAAAAGCACCTCCCACGGTGATTTGATTGCCGGATCCCGCTCCTTAATAACCGAAAATTCTTCTTTTACATAGGCAATGAATCCCATATGCATGTTCCTCCCTGTTCAAAATCAAAAAGAATTTCGTCTGATAAAGACGAAATTCTTCGTGGTCCCACTTTATTTTCAGAATTCTGGCACTGTCATGGATTTTCATCCGGAAGTGACTAGAATTCCGCTTCATCGGCCTGTAACGTCAGCCATACGAATCAGACTATAAAGAGATCCCTGTTCATCTGATCAACTCCCGGAGGCACTTCACAGGTCACGTAATCAGACCGCTTACAGCTGATAACGGTCATTCTCTGCAGATTCGGATGTCCTGATACTTTCTCCGTTCAACGCCTTTGATAATATATGATACCAGTGTCAAAAGGTCATGCTTTTCATGCTTGCATGAAAAAGCATGACTTTGGGACCCGCACAAACATGAGAAAGCAACCCGATTAGGGTGTATTTCGAATGTTTGTAGGATTACGTGAGCACAAAGTGCGGAGTAATCCGTGTATATAGGGGTCAAATTACTTTTGACCCCTACATCAATATATAGTACTAGTGTATTCATTCGAATAGATTTTGTCAACCCCGATTATGCAAAAAGCAGTGCCCTTATAGTCAAGAGCACCGCAGATTTTTATGAGACCGTCTTTTTGAATTTTCTCTGGATTAGCTTTACAACTTCCACAATTGGGATGATCGATATAGCAAGACCCATAGCAATCAGGTACTCATTCCATTCGATTGTCTGAAACGAGAAGGCTTTGGCAAATACTGGAATCTCAATCACTCCTGTCGACAACACGAAAGAGAGTATCATAGCACCCCACAGCCATTTGTTCTGACCAGGCATCTTAAAGATGGATCCTCTTCTTGATCTCATATTAAAGGAATGGAAGATCTCAATCATTGCAAGTGTAAGGAACGCCATCGTCATACCATCCGCACTTTCTGTGATTTCCCATACTCCTGCTTCCAGACGATGCCCGATAAAATAAGATAGTAAAGTGAGTACGGTTACAATCGCACCTTGAAGTACAATATCGAATCCCATGCCTCCGGCGAATATTCCATCTCTGGAATTTCTTGGTTCACGCTGCATGATATCGTTCTCGGC comes from the Blautia liquoris genome and includes:
- the yqeB gene encoding selenium-dependent molybdenum cofactor biosynthesis protein YqeB, producing the protein MKSKIKSCDKLIIVRGGGDIATGTIYKLWKCGFSVLVLETLTPSSIRRFVSLSEAVYDGAAKVEDLTARRVRSLDQAWEVIQEGDVPVMVDPDCKILNEVRPYALVDAILAKKNLGTTRDMSDITIGLGPGFTAGMDVDLCVETMRGNDLGRVIEHGSPLANTNTPGVIAGYGKERVIHSPAAGVLLASHKIGDIVKKDEEIAVIAAPDGECVPVKATLSGLLRGMIRDNYPVTKGFKICDIDPRKSEYENCFRISDKARCVAGGVLEGILYLGRRLNGAVIQEEKYDLS
- the yedF gene encoding sulfurtransferase-like selenium metabolism protein YedF → MRLDERGKECPIPIIEAKKALENAPVGEICEVIVDNEIAVQNLKKMAEHKGYSFGVQRKSAQEMIVRISVSGEGTQTVQVDSEDAVSYADCKVSMTEDGIRKGMIAVISSGTMGTGDEKLGKTLMKGFIYALTQQDIMPETVLLYNGGAFLSCQGSDSVQDLKTLEEKGVKILTCGTCLNYYDLSEKLEVGTVTNLYEIAEKETAASIIIRP
- the selD gene encoding selenide, water dikinase SelD, which produces MIKQEPVVFCKGGGCTAKLGPSVLARVLDKLQKKRDPNLLIGYDSSDDAAVYRLTRDLAVVQTLDFFPPMVEDPYTFGQIAAANALSDIYAMGGDVKTALNIVCFPESMDMNILGAILQGGNEKVQEAGGTLAGGHSINDESIKYGLSVFGTIHPDHILANNTCHVGDALLLTKPLGVGIVCTAQHVGGASAQAVDSAIQSMSMINKYASEIVRKYRTHACTDVTGFGFLVHLCEMMDERFTAVIDKDKIPYIQECKDYAEEFYLTAAAQRNRNHVGGKVQFVDTSFAMEEILFDPQTSGGLLVSMDAEDAGKAFEELKTLGLSCNIVGTVEKGQEKKVIVR
- a CDS encoding winged helix-turn-helix domain-containing protein, whose protein sequence is MDKRLSYKMSIRLFEENKAFGPGIAVLLHKVDELGSLQKAALSMDMAYSKAWKMIAAMEKQWGFALTTRETGGRHGGGSSLTARGKILLGQYDEFMKAARSNVDELFDYYFSKDWLEQLRQMEEKSDEKPESSDRNL
- the xdh gene encoding selenium-dependent xanthine dehydrogenase; the encoded protein is MNSYCKLWINGEEKEFEADRTLMDVLRNDCHLKSVKDGCSEGACGACTVLADGRPLKACVAKIKRFEGKHILTVEGLSQREKDVFVYAFGKCGAVQCGFCIPGMVLCGKSLLDKNPNPKRVEIAAAIRNNICRCTGYQKIIDGIELAGKMLREEIPIEEQEKMIKVGSEFAKIEVEEKVLGTAQYVDDIEIDGMICGSAIRSKYPRARVLSINTEKAKALDGVVCVLTAADIPGENKVGHLKHDWDTMIAVGDCTRYLGDAVALVAAETPEILEEAKKLVEIEYEELEPLTCPEDALKPGAPQLHEGGNILAHEHLTRGDADQVIADSKYKVTRHYDTPWTEHAFLEPECSIAMPFDDGVFIYSTDQSAYDIQRECCIMLGLPPEKVIVENKFVGGGFGGKEDVSVQHHAALIAYLTGRVVKVKLTRPESILIHPKRHSFSIDLTTACDDDGHLTAMKAKVVSDTGAYASLGGPVLQRACTHAAGPYNYQIIDIDGIAVYTDNPPAGAYRGFGVTQTCFATECNLNLLAEMVGIDPFEMRYRNAIKPGDVLPNGQIADDSTGLIETLDAVRDIYYSNKYVGIGCSLKNAGVGVGIPDYGRARLVVNDGIIEIHSAATDMGQGSDTVMVQMAADNLNLPVTKIRWVAPNTSTAPDSGTSSGSRQTTITGEAVLRASDKLKEAMKDQTLEELDGQEFYGEYLAKTDAMGTPVPNPVSHVAYGYATQLCILNEDGTIKELVGSHEVGKIVNPKGAEGQIEGGMVMSLGYALTENYPLDHCRPTAKFGTLGLFRADKTPPIKSILIEKSGIKTSRGAIGIGEITSIPTAPAIQGAYYKLTGNFQTKLPLTDTPYAKKKK
- a CDS encoding DUF3343 domain-containing protein → MAREKKMKVVFTFHSTTQAMKMEEVCKKTETAGRIIPVPRQISAGCGMAWMADIEERKNIENIIDQENLELEGVYELLL
- a CDS encoding metallophosphoesterase, yielding MNYKHLDHAFADAPVLELSMSSKIVLISDCHRGTGTSNDNFLKNQNLYFAALKYYYREEFTYIELGDGDELWENRSLRQIVDIHSDVFWLLSRFYEKSRLYLLYGNHDMIKRSSSFVRKNLSSYYYSSGAQDTPLFPAIQIYEGMILKDHARDIYLTHGHQVDRLNSTWWRVARFLVRYIWKPAEQFGVLDPTSAAKNYTHKRKTEESLTRWACDHKHILVTGHTHRPMIGDPSSPFFNTGSCVHPRCITCIEIEKRCLTLVKWTTATRDDMTLYVAREVLAGPVCIDDYNNE
- a CDS encoding acylphosphatase gives rise to the protein MNEERWHIIFTGRVQSVGFRCRSKYAADALSLRGWVQNLWDGSVEMEVQGLKEDIQSMISAIQTSSYIQIEDVISKQVPLENDSGFHIR